Part of the Olsenella profusa DSM 13989 genome, ATATAATATATTCAAAATAATGAAATTGTTTGCATTGCCAACAAATGGAGAAACAACCAAGTATCGATGCACATCTCAGACCCTCACACGAGGTCTGCGTTTACTGTTTATGGGTAATTTTATTTATTTCTCCAGGTGATGACGTAGTAGCCCACCGCTGGAGGAAGCACTTCCTTTCAGCCGCACGAACCTGGCAAGGGCACACGCACCCAAGTGGAAGCGCAGATCATTCCAAGCGCAGGAGACATGTCATGCGCAAGATTGGCAGCGGGAAACCGTTGGGGCAAGTATGCGAGCCATCGCGTATGACCCATCCCGATAGGGCCAAGTCCTCACGATGTCCGTGCGCTGTTCCATACGGCCATGCGTGCGGCTTCGGTATAGGCGACAAACTCGTCCCCCGCATCCTGGGGATGAGCGATCAGCCTGTCCTTCTGGGAGTGCGTCATGTGGTGAAGGCGCCATTCCAACCTGCTGGCAGAGGAGCGATCCGGAGCCTCCCACAACGCCGCAACCCCCGTGACCGGATGCGAGCGCGTATAGCGGGCGGAACGTGTCCCGCGGCTCAGGTGCTCCCGCACACGCCGGACGGCATCGGTCGTCATGCCGCTGTAGAGGGAACCGTCGGCACAGGTCATCACATACACATAGTAGTGTCCGGAGCCCTCATCCACACGCGTCCCCTCACGCCATCCCCTCCCAGCCAGTGTAGCGCTGGCGTGCAGCGCCCGGCGCGCGCAGCAGGCCGGCTGGTGCTAGTGGTGGCGTGGGACGCGCGCCTTGGCGGCGTCCTCCAGGATGACGCGCACGGCGGCCCGCACGTTGCGCGGCGTCCGGGCGTACAGGCCATACCAATCCAGATAGGCGTCATCAAGCTGGATGGACGACACACCATCATCGGGATAGCCAAAGAGGTCGTTGGGCGAGCAGGACAGGCTCTTGCACAGGGGCACCACGAAGCTTCCGCGCAGCTCGTTGCGACCGGTCTCCCACGAGCTATACGTCGCCTTCGAGATGCCCAGCTCTGCGGCGATCTCCGCCTGCGTCTTGCCGACGAGCTTGCGCAACCGGCGCAGGCGCGCCGTGAGCTCCGCATCAGACATGGCATCTCCCCTCCCTACTCGAAAGTCGATTCTGAGTAGGGTGAGGGACCGGTCGTATATGATACGTATCCTTCCTGACCAGTTCGCGGTAGTATCTACCTTGCGTAGACTTCTCATGCACAGAGTATAGTTCCCGGCGATCTGGAGCTGCATATGGACGACACGCCATTCGAAGAGGAACCGTTCGTGCCACCCCATCCCGAGACGCCCTATCTCCTGCTCGATTCGGGCACGACGATAACCTACCGCGAGATGTGCGCCGGCATCGACCCGAGGCTTCTCCCCACCGACGAGACCTCCCTCGAGGTGCTTCTGGACACCTTCGGGGCTGCAGAGGTCTGGTAGCCGTCGTCGCGCGGCGCGCATCGTCCTCCCTTTGACAGGCCACGCCAGTATAGGCAGAATCGATGCGTGCCTACCCGAGGGGGACATCCATGCGACTCCAGCAGCTCCGCTACATCATCGCCATCGCCGAGAACGGCTCCATCAACGCCGTGGCCCACAGCATGTTCATCTCGCAGTCGAGCCTCTCGGTTGCCGTGCGCGACCTCGAGCGCGAGATGGGCATCAGGATCTTCAACCGCTCCACGCGCGGCATCTCGCTCACCAGCGACGGCGTCGAGTTCCTCAGCTATGCACGCCAGGTGGTCGAACAGGCCGACCTGCTGGAGAGCCGCTACGCATCGGGCGAGCCCACGGGGGGGAGGCTCTCGGTCTCATCCCAGCACTACGCCTTCGCCGTGCAGTCCTTCATCGACTTCGTGGCGCGGCACGACGCCCCCGGCGTGCAGTTCACGCTCCGCGAGACCCGCACGGCCGACATCATCACCGACGTCGGCAGCTTCAGGAGCGACCTGGGCATCCTGTACCTCTCCACGAGCAACGAGCGCCCCCTGAGGGGGCGCCTGCGCGAGGCTGGCCTCACGTTCACGTCACTCTTCCGCTCGCGCCCGCACGTGTTCGTGCGTGAGGGGCACCCCCTCGCGCACCGCGACCACATCGAGGTCAAGGACCTCGAGCCCTTCACGCGCTATACCTTCGAGCAGGGCATGGAGAGCTCGCTGTACTTCTCCGAGGAGCCGCTGCCCACCCTCCCCCACGACCGCCAGATCGTGGTGAGCGACCGTGCGACCATGACGAGCCTGCTCAAGGGCTATGATGGCTACCTCATCTCCACGGGCGTGCGCTCGGACGAGATGTTCAGCGGCATCCGCTCCATCCCGCTCGACACCGACGAGGTCATGAACGTGGGCTACGTGATCCATGGCGAGCGCAGGCTGGGTGCGCTGGCTCTTGACTATCTCGACCTGCTCACCGATCGCATCATCGGCTTCAAGGACGAGTCGGTGGTCGTGCCCGCACGCCATGCGCTCAAGCGCACGCTGCGCCAGCAGGGTGATGTCACGGATGACAGCGAGGAGACATGACGATGGACGAGAGCGACGCGTCGCTTGCCGAGGCGCTCAGAAGGGAGCTCGTAGGATCGGGCAGGAGGACGGCGTTCGGCCCGGGCGATGCGAACCCAAAGGACGACGAGGGTGGTGCCTTCCTCGCGGCGCTCGAGGCCTTCCGTGCGGCCAAGCGCTCCGGCGACACGGCCAGGACCGCCGCGGCGGAGCACGCGCTCCAGGACGTGGTGCGCGCCGAGATGGCACGCGACGAGGGATGCGACCTCTAGTGGAGAGACGACGGGAGACCATGGGACACGATGGGAGCGCGCGACAGGAGGAGGCACGCGACGCCGCCGACGAGGCGGGCCTGGGCCAGCTCATTCCCTGGCCCGACGACGAGCACTTCCCCAACATCGCGCCGGAGGACGCCCTCGAGCTCTTCCTGGGCTGGGTGGAGGCGCGCGGCATCACCCTCTGGGAGCACCAGGATGAGGCGCTGCTCACGCTGGCGGCGGGGGACAGCCTCATCCTAGGGACCCCCACGGGATCGGGCAAGAGCCTCGTGGCGCTGGGCCTGTGCTTCATGGCCTGCTGCACCGACCGGCGCAGCTACTACAGCGCCCCCATCAAGGCCCTGGTGAGCGAGAAGTTCTTTGCCATGGTGGACATCCTGGGCCGGGACAACGTGGGCATGATCACGGGGGACGTCACCATCAACCCCCAGGCGCCCATCGTCTGCTGCACGGCGGAGATCCTCGCCAACAAGGCGCTCGCCGAGGGGGAGCATGCCGACATCGGCGCCGTCGCCATGGACGAGTTCCACTTCTTTGGCGATCGCGAGCGCGGCTGGGCGTGGCAGGTGCCCCTGCTCACCCTCCCCCACGTGCAGTTCCTGCTCATGAGTGCCACGCTCGGCGACATGAGCGCCATCGCCCGGACGCTTGCCGCCAAGAGCGACCGCGCCGTGGAGCAGATCCTCGATGCCCCGCGTCCCGTGCCCCTCTCCTGGCACTTTGTTGACACCGCGCTCGAGGCGACCGTGAAGGTGGCCCTCGAGGCGGGCGCAGCACCCCTCTACATCGTGCACTTCGCCCAGGACGCCGCCCTCAAGAGCGCCCAGGGGCTCGCGAGCTTTGGCGTCTCCACCAAGGAGCAGCGCACGGAGATAAAGGAGGCCATCACGGGCACGCGCTTCACCACCACCTTCGGCAAGACGCTGCGCCGCCTCCTGCTCACGGGCGTGGGCGTGCACCATGCGGGCATGCTGCCACGCTACCGCCTGCTCGTGGAGCGCCTCGCCCAGCAGGGCCTGCTCCCCGTCATCTGTGGCACGGACACGCTCGGCGTGGGCATCAACGTGCCCATCCACACCGTCATCCTCACGCAGCTCACCAAGTTCGATGGCCGTCACATGCGCAGGCTCAACGCGCGCGAGTTCCACCAGATCGCGGGGCGCGCCGGGCGGGCGGGCTTCGACACCGAGGGTGTCGTCATCGCGCAGGCCACCGAGTACGACATCGAGAACGCCCGCGCCCTGGCCAAGGCCGGAGGCGACCCCAGGCGCGCCCGAAAGGTAAAGACGAGGAAGCCTCCCGCGGGCTTTGTGGGCTGGAACGAGCAGACCTTCCAGGGACTCATCGAGGCCATGCCCCAGACGCTGCGCCCGCGCATGCGCATCTCGCACGCCATGGTGCTGAACGAGGTGGAGCAGGGCGGTGACGCCCGCGAGCGCGTGCGGCAGCTCATCGAGGACTCCCTGCAGACGCCCGAGGAGAAGCTCCGCCTCAAGACCCGCGCGGACGAGATCTTCGCCACCCTCATCGATGCGGGCGTGGTGGAGCGCACAGCCGACGCAAAGGGCGCCGACACCTATGCCACCACCGTCGACCTTCCCGAGGACTTTGCGCTCGACCAGCCCCTCTCCCCCTTCCTGCTAGCGGCGCTCGAGCTCCTCGACCCCGAGGACGAGCACTACGCGCTCGACCTCATCAGCATGGTGGAGGCCACGCTCGAGGACCCGCCGCAGATCCTGCGCGCCCAGGAGCGCGAGGCGCGCGACAGGGCCATGGCTGCGATGAAGGCCGAGGGCGTAGACTATGACGAGCGCATCGA contains:
- a CDS encoding GIY-YIG nuclease family protein; translated protein: MDEGSGHYYVYVMTCADGSLYSGMTTDAVRRVREHLSRGTRSARYTRSHPVTGVAALWEAPDRSSASRLEWRLHHMTHSQKDRLIAHPQDAGDEFVAYTEAARMAVWNSARTS
- a CDS encoding helix-turn-helix domain-containing protein, giving the protein MSDAELTARLRRLRKLVGKTQAEIAAELGISKATYSSWETGRNELRGSFVVPLCKSLSCSPNDLFGYPDDGVSSIQLDDAYLDWYGLYARTPRNVRAAVRVILEDAAKARVPRHH
- a CDS encoding LysR family transcriptional regulator, whose translation is MRLQQLRYIIAIAENGSINAVAHSMFISQSSLSVAVRDLEREMGIRIFNRSTRGISLTSDGVEFLSYARQVVEQADLLESRYASGEPTGGRLSVSSQHYAFAVQSFIDFVARHDAPGVQFTLRETRTADIITDVGSFRSDLGILYLSTSNERPLRGRLREAGLTFTSLFRSRPHVFVREGHPLAHRDHIEVKDLEPFTRYTFEQGMESSLYFSEEPLPTLPHDRQIVVSDRATMTSLLKGYDGYLISTGVRSDEMFSGIRSIPLDTDEVMNVGYVIHGERRLGALALDYLDLLTDRIIGFKDESVVVPARHALKRTLRQQGDVTDDSEET
- a CDS encoding DEAD/DEAH box helicase — protein: MGHDGSARQEEARDAADEAGLGQLIPWPDDEHFPNIAPEDALELFLGWVEARGITLWEHQDEALLTLAAGDSLILGTPTGSGKSLVALGLCFMACCTDRRSYYSAPIKALVSEKFFAMVDILGRDNVGMITGDVTINPQAPIVCCTAEILANKALAEGEHADIGAVAMDEFHFFGDRERGWAWQVPLLTLPHVQFLLMSATLGDMSAIARTLAAKSDRAVEQILDAPRPVPLSWHFVDTALEATVKVALEAGAAPLYIVHFAQDAALKSAQGLASFGVSTKEQRTEIKEAITGTRFTTTFGKTLRRLLLTGVGVHHAGMLPRYRLLVERLAQQGLLPVICGTDTLGVGINVPIHTVILTQLTKFDGRHMRRLNAREFHQIAGRAGRAGFDTEGVVIAQATEYDIENARALAKAGGDPRRARKVKTRKPPAGFVGWNEQTFQGLIEAMPQTLRPRMRISHAMVLNEVEQGGDARERVRQLIEDSLQTPEEKLRLKTRADEIFATLIDAGVVERTADAKGADTYATTVDLPEDFALDQPLSPFLLAALELLDPEDEHYALDLISMVEATLEDPPQILRAQEREARDRAMAAMKAEGVDYDERIERIQEVTYAKPLEGLLGEAYERYVAEVPWAADFSLSCKSILRDMVESAADFKGYVQRLGIARSEGTLLRYLSDAYRVLSRTVPAERLDERLEDIVSWLGMVVRTVDSSLVDAWAGTDSEEVDAGRAPEAADVVVHDRRAVTLLVRNALFARVRLLARRDADALGDLDGGWGWRAARWRQAIDAYYGTHDEVLLDGDARSWDFLTIDDADERADHVWHVRQMVKDAEGDRDFGLSADVDLDATQEEGEAMLKDLRVGFIEELMP